From the genome of Sulfurimonas paralvinellae:
TTCAAATATGATACATATCGAAACACTTGTCGATTCCAAGGCTTTTAATACCTATTATGGTGATGGTGTTATCGTCTCGACGCCGACGGGTTCGACTGCGTACAATCTTTCTGCAGGCGGTCCGGTACTGTTTCCGCTTACAAATGTATTTGCTCTCACGCCTATCTGCCCGCATTCCCTCACGCAGCGACCTGTTGTTTTACCAGGAAAGTTTTCTATAGAGATGAAAACACCGCAAGATAGAGCTTTGGTTATTATAGATGGGCAGGATAAGCATGAACTTGAAGCAGGGGAGAGCATTCACATTCAGCTTGCCCGCAAAACGGTCAAGCTTATTCACAGAGAAGAGTTTAACTACTTTGATGTTCTCAAAGAGAAACTCAACTGGGGTGATTAGTCTATATTGATGTTTGAAGAGCTGTCAGAGTTCTTTTTGATCATTCTTTTAATCTGCTCTGCCGAGTAGGACTTTTGTGCATGGTTCTCATTTAATAGATCGAACCTTATCTGCACAGTCAGTTTTCCGAGTGCTTCTGAGAGTTTATGGTCATCATTGCTGAGTGTTCCGTCTTTTGAAAGTTCAGAAACTACAGTTAAAAAGTTATTGTACTCATTGAGTACGGCAGGTGAAGCAAAGATCGCAAGTCTATGGGTGATAAACTGCAGTTTTGTAATGTCTTTACCGGTTAAGAGTGCCTCATCGGACATATTTTCCATAAGATCCAAAAGTCTTTCGTATGTTGCCGCTTTGAGGTCCAAAAACTTTATATTTTGTTCTTTTTCTATCTCAACTTCTGTCTGTTTGTTAAGTAAAAGTGCTGTTATGAAGACCGTCGCGATCGTTCCTAATATGATAAGAACGATCTCTTGTGTAAAAGGTGTTGAGTCCGTTACCTTATAAGCATATCGCAAATACGCATAACCTGCTATGAGGGTCATTAATGTTAAAATAAGATAGAGTAGCTTTTTTGGAACGTTATTCATTAGTATATACACCTTATAATTAGTACCATGATTATATCGAAAAGGAAATATAAAAATGCTTCAAAAAACAGTGTTGTTTGTACTTGTAAGTATGTTTTTAACGAGTACATTGTTTGGTATGCAAAAACATGTAGTCATCTTGCAGTATCACAGGTTCGATGAGAACAAATACCCGACAACGAGTATCTCAATGAAGCTTTTTACACAACAGATGGAGTATCTCACGCAGCATCATTATAATATATGGCCGCTTTCCAAAGTAGTGCGCTATCTGCAGCAAAAAAAACCGCTTCCGGATAAGACAGTTGTTATAAGCATTGATGATGCCTATAGAAGTACTTATACCAAAGCGTACCCGCTGTTAAAGAAATATCATCTGCCGTTTACACTTTTTGTCAGTACTCTGCCTGTTGATCACGGTTCCAAAAATTACTTAACCTGGGATATGATGCGTGAGATGGCTAAAAACGGTGCCGAATTTGCCAATCATACCTATTCGCATCAGTATCTTGTTCGAGACAGATTGAAAGATCCACAAGATAAACAATATATTGTCGATGAAATCCAAAAATCTCAAGAAAAGCTGGAAAAAGAGCTAGGCAACAGTGTAGCAACAAAGCCGAAGATGCTGGCATATCCTTTTGGTGAATACGATAAAAATCTTATGCATATAACAAAAGAGCTTGGCTATGTCGGTGTTGCCCAGAATTCCGGACCCATTTCAAGCGAAAGTGATTTTATGGCTTTGCGACGTTTTCCAATGTCGGGAGGGTATGGAGAGATGGAACAGTTTGTAGTGAAGATAAATACACTGCCGCTTCCTTTGTTATCGGTTGAGGATGAAGATACCATTGTAGATGAAAGTAATAATCCGCCGCTTTTAACGTTGAGCTTGCAAAAACCGCTTAAAGGCTTTCAATGTTTTAATGCCAATGGAGAAAAGTTGAAGATGCAGTGGATGAGTGATACTCAGGTGACAGTCCAGTCATCAAAGCCTTTGGCGTATCCGAGAGATCACTATACTTGTACCGCACCTACTCAAAATAAAGAGAGTTGGTACTGGTACTCTCATCTCTGGGTTGTTCTTCAAAAACAGCCTTAACTAAAAGCCGCACTCATATAGCCGACGACCTGTGATTTGTCACCACTGGCATCTGCACTTGTGCGATAATCCAGCAGAGTCGCTTGATAGCCTCTTTTTTTGGCGACATGCAGTATGGCTTCCACACCTATTTTTCCACACGCTTCACACCCCTGATGTAACTCTGCAGGGTTGAGACTGGCGACGGCATCGAGGCAGATGCTGTCAAGTTTATTTGCTTTGTCGATGTCGTAGTAGTGACTCAGGTCTGTACTGATAACGACGACAGTATCTTTGTCTTCTAAAAGATAGTCAATGATCTCTGCGAGATGTGCCGGATCTTCTTGACCATAAACAAGTTCTAGGACAGATACATCACCCATATAGTTCTTGATAAAAGGCATTTGCACCTCTGTCGAGTGCTCTGCGTGAGCATCACTTTGAAATATAACTCCAAAGCGCTTCATTAATTCATCTGCTAAAGTGATGTCTATCTTTAAATTTCCAAAAGGTGTTTCGTAGCTGTCATATTTGGCTACGCTTACCCCCTTAAGATAGACCCGATGACTAGGTCCTATGACAACCACACGTTTTGCATGCGTATTTTGCAGTACCCGAAAAGCGATGTTTGCCGTAAAAGCGGAGTAAACATACCCTGCGTGAGGTACAATGATGGCACGTGGCTTGATCGCAAGAATGGATTTGTCCTGCAGGGCATCATCTATGATCTTGTTGTAATGATCGAACATTTGTGTTATCTCTAATTTGTCAACCGGATAAAACTGTCCGGCAACAGCGTCTTTTCGTAAACTCATTTCCATACTCCTTCTATCTCTCTGTTACATTTTGGACAGTGTCCGTCAACGAGCAGATTTTTCGTTATGCTGTAACCTGTTCTGTCTATTAAAAGTGTTCCGCAGTCCGGACAGTACGTGTCCCCATGAACAGGAACATTGCCTAAGTAAACATACTCAAGTCCTGCTTCTTTGGCAATTTTCTGTGCACGTTCCAAAGTCTGCAGTTTGGTGTACTCATGATCCTGCATCTTATAGTCAGGATGAAATGCACTCAAATGCCATGGAACATGCTTTCCAAGTTCGTCGGCTATGAATGACGCCATAGCTTTTAAGTCTGCGTCACTGTCGTTTTCACCTTCGATGAGCAGTGTGGTTACCTCTACCCAGATACCTTCTTTAACCATGCCGCGAAGTGTCTCTTTGACAGCTTCAAGACCGCCTTTGAGTATTTTTTTATAGTAGGCATCATCCCAGCTTTTGAGGTCGACATTTGCCGCATCAAGCCAGGAAGCCATATCTTTGACAACTTCGGGTGATTCAAAACCATTGGTCACAAAGATATTTTTAAGACCTTTGGCTTTTGCAATAACCCCGATATCTTTGGCATAAGGGTAGAAGATAGTCGGTTCATTATAGGTATAGGCAATAGAATCCGATCCGTTTTCAATGGCCAACTCGACCATTCGCTCCGGAGAGATGTATACACTCTCATCTACTTTTCGTTCCTGCGATATCTGCCAGTTTTGACAAAACGGGCATTGGAAATTGCACCCGACCGTTCCGAGTGAGAGAGCAGTAGTGCTGGGTAAAAGGTGGTAAAGAGGTTTTTTCTCGACAGGATCAACATTTAAAGCACTTGGATGTCCGTAAACAAGTGTTTTTAGCTCTCCGTTTTCATTTTTATTGACACCGCAGATACCGACTTGCCCCTCTTTCATCTGACAATAATGCTGACACAGTAGACACATAATTTTTTCTTTATTAGGTATATTTTTATAATAGTTCATATTTAACTCCTCGAGTCAAGTATATTTATACACTTAGGCTCAACTTAAAGTTAATTCTAGCTTAATTTTTAGAGAATGTCAAGAAAAGTGTTACTAAAAGTAGCATGTTGAAAACTGAGTAAGACTACTATTTTGTATATTTAATTAGTGTTATGGCTTCAGGAATGTACTGTATAACGGTCGAGTACAAAAATATGTTACCTCTTTTTGTAGTCTTTTAAGTTTTACAATGGTAGCTAAATCTTTAAGGTTTTTAAAGTTTAAAATCGGCGAGGGTAACATATTTTTGTTGCTACGATTTGTTATGTAGATAACTCAGTCTCCTCCACCTGCATCACCACTAAATGAAGTATCAAAACTAGATGAATCATCTCTGTCAGAGTCCCCCGTAAAACCAGGGCTGTCTATCCCGATGCCACCTTTTTTATTTTCTTTATTAGTAGAAGTTGCATCAAAATATACCCATGCGAGTATAGCAATTAGAATAATTATATATAAAAATATAGCATACAAAATAATTTCCTTTTATTCATCATCCAAGGATTTGTTAGCATTTGTATTATTCTATTACTTTATTTTCTTATCAAACTTCTCAACAGCTAACCCATAACTTTCATCCAAAAAGTCTTTTATATCATCAAAGCTTTCCTTGGTTGGATTTAAAATACAAATCCAATTCATCCATCCATATATTGGATGTGGAGTAATCAAATCAAGTTCTTTAAAATTAAAACTACTTTCTATGATATCACCTTTGGCTGGTCGTTTAAATTTATTATTAAAAAGATTTTGAAAACTTTGCTTTGAAATTCCAATACTAAATCTAAACACATTGTCTCTATCTAAATATGATGCTTTATCATTATCTCCATCTTTTTCTTTGATAGTACAAAAATAAACACCATTTGGTAAAGCTTTATTTGGATTATAAAAAAATGAAGTTTCACCCCAACTTGATTTAGGGATTACTCCTTCAAAATTTTCAATGATATATTCTTTTATATCTTTTGGTGTCATCTCTTTATTCCTATGCTAACGGCGAGGCTGAGCACCATCAAGATATAATCCAGAAAACCCTTCGGGATTTTATGAATTATATCTTGATGTGTGTTCTCCTGTCAATTGTTGTATGTAGCGAAGTGAAATACAATAATCTGGCAAGAAGATGTATCTCACCATTGTATGTGTTCGTAAAGCGGTGGTAACATATTTTATTGCCGTTATTTGTTATATTACTTGTTCTCATAAGCATCAAATGTTGCTGTAAAATAATACATTTTATCGGTTTGTTGCCATTGTATTTTATAATTTGCTACGCCGTCTAAGCCCTTTTCCTTGCAAATAGTATCTTTAAACCATTTTCTAGTATTCTTTTCAAATTCTTGATAAGCATCAAAGAAAGAAGTGTATTTAAATGTTTTTCCAGCGACTATAGGTATAGTTTGTAAATAATAACTTGAACCTGCGAATGTCATTCTAGATAAATCTATTGGCGATGTCATTATGTTACAATCTTTTGCGAAACTGTTTGTTCCTGCTGATGCTATGAAGATTGCTATTAATAACTTTAGACTAATTTTTTTCATGTTTTTTCCATGTTATAATATTGTAAATAAATAATCCTTTTCTTATATGACCATTTATTTAACAGATATTTTATCCAAAACTATTTTATAAATCAAATTTAACAAACATTATAATTATATGTTAATCATTGAAATTATTGCATTATGTCATATTTTTGGTATATATTTTAAATAATAGCTATTATACTTAAAAATAAAATGTGTTTTTATTATAAAAAGGCAAAAAAATGATAGAAAGATTTTACTTAAAAGATTACCTTAGTTTTGAAGAGAGTGAGCTTGAGCTGAAAAGTGGGCTTATTGTTTTTACGGGGCCGAGTGGGAGTGGGAAGTCCATACTTATGGAGTCCATTTTGTCTTCTGTTGGTGGATCTTCGTGTGATGCTTCTGTTTGTGAGTCGAGTGTCACATGGGAGATAGATGAGGATGCCTGCGGGATAGAAAACGATGATATCAATGTCTTTAAGCACATCAAAAAAGAGAAGTCACGTTACTTTATCAACAACCAATCTCTCTCACGCAAGGCCATTTCTGCTGTAGCTTCAAAGTATCTGCGTCATTTGAGCTTGAAAGATTTTTCTGACTTTGAAAATGAGAACCTGCTCAATATCTTGGATGCGCGCATCGAAGCGAAGTCACATGACATCATGGCTTTAAAAGAGAAATATAGAGAGACATTTACAGAGTACCACTGGACGCAGCATGAACTGCAGGTCATAGAAGAGGAAGAGAAAAAGATAGTTGAACTCAAAGAGTTTGCGGCCTTTGAGATACAAAAGATCGAAGATGTCAATCCTGCTGCAGGTGAAGATGAGGATCTTTTGGAGATAAAAAAAGAGCTCTCACGCAAGGAGAAAGTGCTTGAGAGCATCGGTGGGGCTACGGAGATATTTAACTATGAGCACTTGGTCTCATCGGCTTTGGAGAGTTTGGATGTGGAAAGCAGCTTTTTTGATGATGCCATGAATGAACTGCGTGCTGTTTTTGACAGTGCAGAGGAGCGATTTAATGCGCTTGAAGATGTAGATGTAGAAGAAGTTCTTAACCGCATTGAAGAGCTTGGCGGCTTGAAGCGTCGTTATGGAAGCATTGAAGAGGCTTTGGAGTACAAAGAGCAGAAGAAAATAGAACTAGCAAAGTATGAGAACATAGAGATAGAAAAACATGGTCTTGAGCAGAAGTACGAGCAGTTGTCAGAAGAAGTTACGGCTTTGGCCGATGAACTCTCAAGCCTGCGTGAGGCAGAGCTGCCGTTTTTTGAAGCAGATCTCAATGCTTACTTGAAGAGTCTCTATCTGCGTGAGGCAAAAGTTACAATGCAAAAGAGATCATACGACAAAGCAGGGCAGGATGCAATCAACATAGAGCTAAGCGGTACAAAACTGGACAAGATCTCTACGGGGGAGTTCAATCGTCTTCGCTTGGCTGTACTGGCACTCAAGTCAGAATTTATGAATAAAAACGGCGGTGTATTGATGCTTGATGAGATAGATGCAAACCTCAGTGGTGAGGAGTCTATGAGTGTGGCAAAAGTGCTCAAAAAGCTCTCCAAACATTTTCAGATCTTTGTCATTTCACACCAACCGCAGCTTACTTCCATGGGCGATCAGCACTTTTTGGTCTATAAAGATGGTAATATTTCAAAAACAAAAGAGCTCAACTTGCAAGAGCGTGTTGATGAGATAGCAAGAATCATTAGTGGTGAAAACATCTCAGACGAAGCGAAAAAATTTGCAAAAGAGCTTCTGGAGGCAAGTTAGATGATAATAGATACACATATACATTTGGATGATGCAAGATATGATGAAGATTTGGATGATGTTCTAGATCGTGCGCGTGAGGGTGGGGTAGAGCGTTTCATCATTCCAGGTGCAGATATAAGTACGCTTGAAAAAGCTGTCGGCATAGCCGAGAAGTATGATGATGTCTATTTTGCAATTGGTGTGCATCCTTATGACAAAGAGGGGTATGATGAGAGCTATTTTACCAAGTATGTCGGGCATGAGAAGTGTGTGGCTATCGGTGAATGCGGGATGGATTACTTTCGTTTAGAAGGGAGTGATGAGGAGAAAGAGCGCGAGAAAGAGGAGCAAAAGAGAGTCTTTGTTGCGCAGATAGAACTGGCAAAGAGGTACAAAAAGCCGCTTATAGTACATATTCGCAATGCTTCACATGATGCAAAGATGATACTTTTAGAACATAATGCCGGTGAAGTCGGCGGTGTTCTGCATTGTTTCAATGCTGATGACGAGCTTTTAAGTCTGGCGGATGAGAACTTTTATTTCGGTATTGGCGGTGTGCTGACATTTAAGAACGCTAAGAAGCTTGTAAATATACTGCCTCGCATTCCAAAAGAGAAGTTAATTATTGAAACAGATGGGCCGTATCTCACGCCGACACCTCACAGAGGGGAGAGAAATGAGCCGTTTTATACAACATTGGTTGCTGATAAAATGGCAGAATTACTCAATATGTCCCGTGAAGAAATTGAAAATTTGACCACGCAAAATGCCCTAAAACTCTTTCATATTTCTTAATATTAGCTCGTTTACAACTTTTTTTAATGAATTTTTAGATAAAATCTACAAAAATTTAATAAAAAAGTTGCCTAATGATAATAAGATATTTAATTACACTATTTTTCCCTTTCGTTCTTTTTGCAAACCTCACTTATGATGTAAATACAGACAAAGAGTTAGAGCTTTTAAACTCTTTTGACATAGAACCCTCATTTCTTTATGACCCGGTCATGAACAGCATGAAAAGAAAGACGCTTTCAAAGGACAAACACTTCTTTCGTGCGATGAAAGATGCGTATCTCTTTATACCTGCCATTAAAAATACACTCTCAAAATATGACGTACCGCAGGAGTTTTTGTACCTTGCTATGGCAGAGTCGAACTTTCATACAAAAGCCTATTCTAAAAAACGTGCAGCAGGTCTATGGCAGTTTATGCCGGCTACAGCGAAACATTTTCATTTAAAAATTGACGAATACGTTGATGAGCGACGTGACCTTATCAAGTCAACTGAAGCTGCTGCAAAATATCTCTCCGCGCTTCACAAGCGTTTTGGAAAGTGGTACTTGGCTGCCATTGCGTACAACTGTGGCGGCGGAAGACTGAATCAGGCGATTAAAAAAGCGGGTACGGACGACCTTGCTGTTCTTTTGGATCAAAAAAAGAAGTACATTCCACGTGAGAGCAGAAACTATATTCGTAAGATCGTTGCACTTGCTTTGATCGGCAGTGATGAGCAGTATTTACTGCATAGTGAGTACGAATACCTTTTAAATCGTGCAAATGCTTACTCAATCTCTACCGTAAAGCTTTCAAGCGGAGAGTCATTGGCTAGAATCTCAAAGCTCATCCATATTCCGTTAAAAGATCTCAAAAAGCTTAACAGACACCTGAAATATGACTTCGTTCCGCCATATAAAAAAGGATGCAATGTCTACATTCCATACATCAAGTTGGCAGAATTCAAGCAAAAGTATACAAAAGAGTCTATAAAAAACATCTACAGAGTACATGTTGTCACTCGAGGGGATAATCTTTCGTACATCGGTAAAAAGTATGGTGTCTCTTATCGTGTCATCAAAGATTTCAACCATTTGAAAAGCAACAGGCTTCATTTAAAACAAAAGATCATTATTCCTATTCCTAAAAAAAGTGCGCTTAAAAAGATATCTTCGAAGCATTACTATATGGTTAAAAAAGGAGACTCTTTGGAGTCTATAGCAAAGGCACACAAAATAAGTGTTCAAAATATACGCCTGCAAAACCATATTCGCGGTTCTTTGATAAGAGTCGGGGACAGGTTGAGATTATATGAGTAGAAGTCTCTGTTTTTTAGCAATAGCGACGCTCTTTTTTAGTGCCTGTAGTACAAGAGGGCCGGGGGCATTCAGAAGTTACAACTATGCACCATCTTCAACATCAAAAACATACTGTGACGATAAAAGTGCCTACTGTGCAACGCCGCCGAAAAAGAAGTACTCAAAAGCGACGATGCGTCCTTATGTCGTTCACGGGAAAAAATACTATCCGCAGGTTGTCAGCGTAGGAGATACTTTCCGTGGGAATGCAAGCTGGTATGGTCCGAACTTTCATGGAAAATATACATCTAACGGTGAGAGATACAATATGTGGGCAATGACAGCGGCACACAAAACACTGCCGATGAACACCATTGTAAAAGTGACCAACAGAAGAAACGGAAAAAGTACTGTTGTGCGTATTAACGACAGGGGTCCATTTGTCTCTACAAGGATCATTGACCTTTCAAAAGCAGCGGCTTCGAAGATAAGTATGATTGGAACGGGGACTGCTCCTGTGACTTTGGAAGTGCTTGGGTTTGAAGGAAAAGGCAAGCGAAGTATTCCAACGAAAAAAGAGCTGAAAAAGTTACCGCAGAAGATGTCCATGACAGGAAAATATGCAATTCAAATCGGTTCATTTTCCAAGATACAAGGCGCACTGCTCACGCAAGAGAAGTATGACAATACGGATGGATATAAAACCATCATCAAAGATGTGGATGGTGATGACGGGCGTATGTTTAAGGTATGGTTGACAGGTTTTAAAGGTGAGCAGGAAGCCAGAGACTATAAAGCAAACGGAAAATTTAGAAATGCATTTATTGTACGGGAGGATTAGAGGATGATAACAAAGACGAGAACAACAAAAGAGACAGATATAACAGTAGCGATGGATATCAATGGAGTCGGGAAAAGCAATATAGATACAGGTGTGGGTTTTTTAGATCACATGCTTGAGAGTTTTTCAAAACACTCGTTGATCGATCTTGACATCACTTGTAAAGGTGATACGCACATAGATGACCACCACAGTGTAGAAGATGTTGGTATTGTGTTGGGTTCTTTACTTGCTGAAGCTATTTATCCTGTGCAAAATATGGAGCGTTTTGGGAGTGCAAATATTGTTATGGATGAAGCCTGTGTGAGCTGTGATCTTGATCTTTCCAATCGTCCATTTTTGGTTTATGAACTTGATGTCCACGGAAAAGTAGGGCAGTTCGATACGGAACTTGTTGAAGAGTTCTTTAGAGCCTTTGTTTTGAATGCACGTATTTCAATGCACATCATAGAGTTGCGAGGAAAGAACAAGCACCACATCATTGAAGCGGCTTTTAAAGCTGTAGCCGTAGCCATTCGCCGTGCAACAGCAAAAAATGAGCGTGTCGGTATACCTAGCACGAAAGATGTTCTATGATTAAGCTGTTGGTTCTAGATGTCGATGGTTGTTTAACCGATGGTAAAATTATATACACCAGCAACTCTTCTGAGATAAAAGAGTTCAATGTAAAAGACGGGTTGGCAATCGCAAGCTGGATAAAAATGGGACATCATGTTGCCATTATTACGGGAAGAAACTCTGCTATCGTCAAAAGACGCTCAGATGAGTTGCAAATTCAACACCTGCAACAGGGTGTCAATGACAAAGCGACGGCACTGCGTGAGCTTGTTAGTTCTTTAGGGTTGGAGTTCTATGAAGTGGCTGCTATCGGTGACGATTTGAATGATTATGAGATGCTCTCTATGGCTGGGCGAAGCTTTACGCCAAAAGATGGTGTAAAAGATATACAAGAGATCGTCGATACGGTGCTTAGTAAAAAAGGCGGTGATGCAGCGGTGCGTGAGATGATTGATATTATCATTGAAGAAAATGACCAAAAAGATGAATTTTTATCTCTTTGGATCAAGGAGTAGGTTATTAAAATTTCTCTTTTATTCGCAGGTATTTTAGTTGTGCTGGCAAGTATCTATATCTTTTTTAAGCCTTTGAACATCAAACAGCAGGCTTTTGTCGATGTGCCTCTTTTTGAAATCAAAGATTTTACTATGTATGAGCTTGACCCAACAGGACTGCATACTATAATGCTTGGAAGTACTGCTACACGTTACTCAAACAGGTATACGGTAAAAGATATAGACTATACTGATAATAAAAACAAAGAGTACATTGCAAATATGCAGGCAAATAACGGGATATATAAAAATGACATTGTAACATTGACGGGGAATGTCACTTATACGAGAGATGACGGCCTCACTTTTAAAACGCAAAAAGCAGTTTATAACAAAAAAACTTCCGATGTCGTCAGTAATGTAGGTTATGTTGCCTACATGAATGACAGCGTTCTCAGAGGTTCATATATAAAATATAACAATGAGAAAAATAGAATTTTTTCAAAAAATGTTAGAGCAAAAATTCAACTACAAGAGAGATAAGCAATGAAAAATTCGATAATACTTCTTTTACTGTCAAGTTTCATACTGCTGCTTGATGCGCAGGAGCTTAAGGTGAAATCTAACTCTTTTACATCTGATCAAAACAGTGGTATATCTGTTTTCAGTGGTGATGTAAACATCTTAAAAGGGCAGGATGAATTGAATGCTTCAAAGGTAACTATCTATGTAAACAAAGAGAAAAAACCTACAAAGTTCGTAGCAGACGGCAATGTCTCTTTTAATATAACGAGTAAAGATGGTGCTGTTTACAAAGGCGTCTCCGGAAGAGCGATTTATCTACCAAATACAAAAGAGTACTATTTTTATGAAAATGTACACTTGCAGCAACTCAATGATAAAAAAGAGATTATGGGTGATGAAGTTGTCCTAAAAACTACTGATGGCAAGGCATATGCAAAAGGCATGAAAAAAGAGCCGGTCATTATGATATTTAATATAGATGAGGAAAAGAAATAGATGGTTGATATCGTTGATGCAAAATTCATAACATCGGCTCCAAATTATAAAGCGGCACCCGAATCGGACGAAAATAATGAAGTTGTCTTTATGGCACGTTCAAATGTCGGAAAAAGCTCACTTTTAAATGCTTTGACGGATCATAAAGGACTTGCAAAGGTCTCTTCTACACCGGGAAAGACAAAGCTGATAAACTATTTTGATGTGACATTTATGAACAGAGAGACTTCTGAAAAACTTGTAGCCAAGTTCGTAGATTTGCCTGGTTTTGGTTATGCGAAGGTTTCAAAGGCACAGAAGCATGACTGGGAGAAGAATCTCACTGATTATATATCAAACAGAGAGCAGATAAAGATATTTATTCATCTTATCGATTGCCGTCATCCGCATCTTGAGATCGATACACAGGTAAGCGAGTTTTTATTTGCTCACGCAAGAGAAGATCAGTATATCATTCAGATATTTACAAAGATCGATAAACTCAACCAAAAAGAGCAGAGTGCCCTGCGACGTGAGTTTCCAAATGCTCTTATGGTCTCAAGCGCTAAAAAACGCGGGACAAAAAAGATCATCAAAGAGATCTATGATATCTTAAAAGAGAGTGAAGACGCAATCGATGAAGATTGAATTTGTAAAAGCGACATTGTCCGATATTCCAAGAATGCAGGAGTTGGTTCTTCCTGAAGTGCAAAGCGGTGTTATTTTAGAGCGTAATGATGATGAAGTGGCAACAAATATACGTTCGTATACTTTGGCACTTATTAATAACGAACTTGTCGGATTCTGTGCACTGCATGTACACACTGCCGATCTTGGAGAGATTCGTTCTTTAATCATAAAAGAAGGATTTCGTGGTAAAAAAATAGGAGAAAAACTAATAAATAAAGTTTTAGAAGAAGCTGCATCACTGGGACTCAAACGAGTTCTCAGTCTCACATATAAACAATCCTTCTTCGAGCGATTGGGCTTTGTAGAAATACCAAAAGAGTCACTCCCGGAACATAAGATCTGGGCTGATTGTATCAAATGTAAACATTTTCCGATATGCAACGAAGTATCTCTGATCAAAAACCTATAGTACCTTTTTTCTATATTGTACTTTACATTATTTATAGCTCTATAGGCAGTATATATCCGTTCCTGCCGCCGCTGTTGTCGGTTTTGTTTGTATTGTTC
Proteins encoded in this window:
- a CDS encoding septal ring lytic transglycosylase RlpA family protein, coding for MSRSLCFLAIATLFFSACSTRGPGAFRSYNYAPSSTSKTYCDDKSAYCATPPKKKYSKATMRPYVVHGKKYYPQVVSVGDTFRGNASWYGPNFHGKYTSNGERYNMWAMTAAHKTLPMNTIVKVTNRRNGKSTVVRINDRGPFVSTRIIDLSKAAASKISMIGTGTAPVTLEVLGFEGKGKRSIPTKKELKKLPQKMSMTGKYAIQIGSFSKIQGALLTQEKYDNTDGYKTIIKDVDGDDGRMFKVWLTGFKGEQEARDYKANGKFRNAFIVRED
- a CDS encoding KdsC family phosphatase, which encodes MIKLLVLDVDGCLTDGKIIYTSNSSEIKEFNVKDGLAIASWIKMGHHVAIITGRNSAIVKRRSDELQIQHLQQGVNDKATALRELVSSLGLEFYEVAAIGDDLNDYEMLSMAGRSFTPKDGVKDIQEIVDTVLSKKGGDAAVREMIDIIIEENDQKDEFLSLWIKE
- a CDS encoding N-acetyltransferase, which encodes MKIEFVKATLSDIPRMQELVLPEVQSGVILERNDDEVATNIRSYTLALINNELVGFCALHVHTADLGEIRSLIIKEGFRGKKIGEKLINKVLEEAASLGLKRVLSLTYKQSFFERLGFVEIPKESLPEHKIWADCIKCKHFPICNEVSLIKNL
- the lptA gene encoding lipopolysaccharide transport periplasmic protein LptA; this translates as MKNSIILLLLSSFILLLDAQELKVKSNSFTSDQNSGISVFSGDVNILKGQDELNASKVTIYVNKEKKPTKFVADGNVSFNITSKDGAVYKGVSGRAIYLPNTKEYYFYENVHLQQLNDKKEIMGDEVVLKTTDGKAYAKGMKKEPVIMIFNIDEEKK
- the hisB gene encoding imidazoleglycerol-phosphate dehydratase HisB; its protein translation is MITKTRTTKETDITVAMDINGVGKSNIDTGVGFLDHMLESFSKHSLIDLDITCKGDTHIDDHHSVEDVGIVLGSLLAEAIYPVQNMERFGSANIVMDEACVSCDLDLSNRPFLVYELDVHGKVGQFDTELVEEFFRAFVLNARISMHIIELRGKNKHHIIEAAFKAVAVAIRRATAKNERVGIPSTKDVL
- the lptC gene encoding LPS export ABC transporter periplasmic protein LptC — translated: MLASIYIFFKPLNIKQQAFVDVPLFEIKDFTMYELDPTGLHTIMLGSTATRYSNRYTVKDIDYTDNKNKEYIANMQANNGIYKNDIVTLTGNVTYTRDDGLTFKTQKAVYNKKTSDVVSNVGYVAYMNDSVLRGSYIKYNNEKNRIFSKNVRAKIQLQER
- the yihA gene encoding ribosome biogenesis GTP-binding protein YihA/YsxC — its product is MVDIVDAKFITSAPNYKAAPESDENNEVVFMARSNVGKSSLLNALTDHKGLAKVSSTPGKTKLINYFDVTFMNRETSEKLVAKFVDLPGFGYAKVSKAQKHDWEKNLTDYISNREQIKIFIHLIDCRHPHLEIDTQVSEFLFAHAREDQYIIQIFTKIDKLNQKEQSALRREFPNALMVSSAKKRGTKKIIKEIYDILKESEDAIDED